ACGCCGGTCCCGCACCGGGACGCGCTCACCCTCCCGCCCGCCTCGGCCGCGGTGGTCCGCACGGCGCAGTGACCGAACCCGTCCACGGTTGCGGGACGGGTCCGGCCACTGACGCCGGCTCGGACTCGGGCTCAGACCGCGACCGGCAGCTCCCGCTCCTGCCCGGAGCCGGCCCGGGCCGGCGTCGGCCGGGCCCGGCCGACGTGGTTGAACAGCAGGTTCAGCACCACGGCCACCAGGCAGCCGGCGCTGATCCCCGAGGTCATCACCGTCTGCACGGCCTGCGGGAAGGCGGCGTAGAAGTCGGGCGCGGCGATCGGCAGCACCCCGAAGCCGATGGAGACCGCGACGATCAGCAGATTGCCGTTCTCCTGCAGCCGGGCGCGGGTCAGGGTGCGGATGCCGCTGGCGGCGACCGTGCCGAAGAGCGCCAGGCCCGCGCCGCCGAGCACCGGCTGCGGCACCACGTTGACGATCGCCCCGGCCACCGGGAACAGCCCGAGCAGGACCAGGATCACGCCGCTCGCGGCGACCACGAACCGGCTGCGGACGTTGGTGAGCGCCACCAGGCCGATGTTCTGCGCGAACGCGGTGGCGGTGAACCCGTTCAGCAGGGCCGCGACCGCCGAGGCCGCTCCGTCGGCGCGCAGTCCGGCGGCGATGGTCGCCTCGTCGGCCGGCCGCTCGACGATCTCGCCCAGCGCCAGCATGTCGGCGGTGCTCTCGGTCATCGTCACCAGCATCACGATCAGCATCGAGATGATCGCCGCGACCTGGAACTGCGGCGCGCCGAAGTGGAAGGGCGAGGGCAGCGCGAAGGCCGGCACGTGGGACAGCTGCCCGAAGTCGGTCCGGCCGAGCGGGACGGCCGCGACGGTGCCGACCAGCAGCCCCAGCAGGATGGCGACGGTCTGCATGAAGCCCCTGAGGAAACGATTCAGCAGAAGCACCACGACCAGGGTGAAACCGGCCAGCCCGATATTGGTCACCGAACCGAAGCTCCTGGCGGTCGAGTCGCCGCCCTCGGCCCAGTTGGCGGCGACCGGGAACAGCGACAGC
The Streptacidiphilus albus JL83 genome window above contains:
- a CDS encoding nucleobase:cation symporter-2 family protein is translated as MDTARPNPAPAAIHPVDELLPAPKLLAYGLQHIAAMYAGVVAPPLIVGAACGLSSTELTVLIGAALLTSGLATLLQTLGIWKIGSRLPFVNGISFAGVAPMVAVARTAHPGHALPEIYGGVLVAGVAAFFAAPYFGKLNRFFPPVVSGTVITLIGLSLFPVAANWAEGGDSTARSFGSVTNIGLAGFTLVVVLLLNRFLRGFMQTVAILLGLLVGTVAAVPLGRTDFGQLSHVPAFALPSPFHFGAPQFQVAAIISMLIVMLVTMTESTADMLALGEIVERPADEATIAAGLRADGAASAVAALLNGFTATAFAQNIGLVALTNVRSRFVVAASGVILVLLGLFPVAGAIVNVVPQPVLGGAGLALFGTVAASGIRTLTRARLQENGNLLIVAVSIGFGVLPIAAPDFYAAFPQAVQTVMTSGISAGCLVAVVLNLLFNHVGRARPTPARAGSGQERELPVAV